The DNA window tctctttctcaatCTCTTACTTTCTGATCCCTTACAGAGCACATATTTACTGAAATGGCGGCTGAAGGAGTGATAGTACTCAAAAGGGCTGAGATTGATACTAGAGCACCATTCCGGTCTGTCAAAGAGGCTGTTACGTTGTTTGGCGAGAGAGTTTTAGCTGGGGAGCTATATGCCAACAAGCTCAAAGAGGTTAATTATCACTcactaattacttttttttaattaatttaccttGTCTTCTTCAAAAAAAGTATCCTGTGTTGTTGGGGTAGTTGTGGTACTCAGAAATATCAACCCGAACAGTGTTTCAACACTTCGTTTCGTGATTATATAATATGGTCTCTGACTATGCTCAAATCCTATATGGAATTAATTGTTACTTGCTATGCATTCTCctgttttcctttcaatttttccCTTTGATTGTTAACTAATGGATCCTGGCCAAAGCAAATGGAGAGTGTTAGAATGATTTCATTAAATCCATGCTGTGACTATATATTAACATTTCATTAGTTTATCAGTAGTGCTCGTTTGATATTGTTCATTTGCTTGCTTGTGATAGAATTTAAGTTTTCATAGAGCTGCGAGAACTTTGTTCCTTTTGTCCTGTGATAgaataaagtttaaaaagaaaactaaatgtTTATGCCAATTGATAAACAATAGCGATATCAATCTATTATTTAATGGAATTGAGGGCTTTAAGAATATTGTATCTATTGCTTTTGGCGAGGAGAAGCCATCTCGTCCATGCCAGCATGCGACCCTGTCATATATAGAATTAGGAGTTGGAAAGGGCGGTAAGCAAAGCATCTTAcgttgtgtgtatatatatatatatataatgttataTATGATTTTCTCCTTTCACATAATTAGATGCACGTTGGAGGAACTGAATACGGGCAGGGCCCTTCCAGGCTTGGAACAGTGACAGCAGAGCTAGAGGAGACAAAACAAAGACTTGAAAAAGCTAGAGAACAAAGGACGCTAATGGCAAGCTGCCTTTGTTCTCTTCAAGAAGAACTTGAAAGAACAAAGAGAGAGCTTCAACAATTGAAGGAACGTGAAGTCGAAAGGCATATGATAGAATCTGAAATTGAAGATGTCAAGATTGTTGAAGATACCACAAAATTTGAAGCCAGAATGCAAACATTCCACGAAGAAGCTGAGACCGAGTTTCAAAAGAAGAGATATGTGACGTTTGCTAATCCCCCTTCCCTGACACGAGTTATAATTCCGCAAGTAGTTGAAGCACTTGAGAGAAACCCTTCtctaaggaaaaagaagaagaagccattgATCCCACTGATAGGAGGGATTTTCTCCAAGAAAAAGGGGAAAGGAAGCGCTTCCCCATGAGTCGCACCACGAGCTAGCACAGTTAGAATTAATATATTCTCTCAACTCCAAGAATAATAATCCTTTCAGCTAGTCCCCTAGCTGAAGTTGTCTTTGAATTGTCAGAGTGAAAAGGCTACGAGACTATACATGTAATAAAAATACGtttaaataacatatttttgtacTTCTTGAAGTATTAACTCAAATGGAACTTGATTTTACATGGCAAAATAGGAAGGTAGAAACAAATTTATAGTGTTGTATGAGtagcagggaaaaaaaattcagaagtggGTGCTTGCTGGCTAGTTGAACTAGTAAATCATGGTATGGTATCAAATAACGAGAAAACAAAATCTCCTTCACACTAGCTATTGGAGAGATTGTGGAAGATCAAGAGCtaccttcaatttattttttaagagaccATGACCCAATTGACCTAATTaatcaaaaatgaaaatttgaaaagaatataatatgatTAGAATAaaaagagctaaaaaaaaaaaataacttgcaaACACTATTGTGAGGTCTAAAATGGTTTAACACATTGAACCAGAACTTTACTAGTTTAGGATTTAGACCgatctgaattaaaaaaatatatttaaatagatCAAATATAGGTTGACATGGTAAAACTCGATTAAAACTCTCAATtaacttgttgattttatttttgaacttttcttaaaaaaaaaaaaaaagttgtttttatctatttgttttattttaaaaaaaaaaaaacttggttaacTGAGATTTAACTTATGCGGGGTTTGGTAACTTTGCTTGTAGACAAAGTCATAGGCAATAGTTGTTGAGCTGACGCATTTCAAGGTCTTTGCTTCAAGCCTAGAGACATTGGATTACACATTACTGAGGCTGGATCCGCAATAGAGGCCTTGCATAGTACAAAGATTTCCAGGGCTTTGCTAGATATCAAGTATTGCAGACTGGGTCACTATCCCCTGCATCAACGACAGTCCATATGGGTAAAGAGatacaaagggaaaaaaaaaaagaaatgaaaaaggaagaaattctTCCTACAAGctcaaaattattgatttacaaCACAGCACTACATCAAAACCTTGCCCACAAGGAACAAGGAAGAGATGTGCTTAAAAAACCAGCAAGAACAAGAGGGACCAACTCGTTTTCTTGTATCCATCatgtgtattatatatatatatatatatatatatatatatatatatatatatatatataaatatatattatcaaacaaaaaataaaataaaatcatgaacaaatatttaatatcctgaaaaattattatatatcaaaCCCAAACATCCGATTTCCGACCATCTAAAATCCCTTCCTGAGATGACTTGTTGAAGAACTCAATGCAATCAGCAATAGCCTCACTATAATGTGTGTGAGACGAGTAATAAGAGCTGCATGAAGTCCTCGGCGGATCAAATCTCTCACAACTTCTTTGCTTCGAAGCCATGTTTGACGTCGTTGAACCCGAAAACACGAGTCGCGTGAGAATTTTGCGGAAGCGATTGAAGAACTTCATGGCAGATCAGAAACTTAACTTACAAGCTGGAGGAACTTGGTTATATCAAGGGCTTCGCAATAAGTGCAACATCCTCTTATATACTTGAATAACAAAGCTATCTCGTTGAGGCTTGTGCATGGTATTAATTCTCTTTCTCTTGGCTTGCCAGATACCCTCCGGGAAGTGTAATCAAATCATGTGTGTCGTTTGGCTGTAAGGATATAAGAGGAGGTAAGGGTTTCGAAGGCTGGGTTTATTCTATCTGGGAAGACTCAAATAACATGTGCCCAAATCATTTGTATGGGCTTCACTTGTCTTGACAAAGTTGTTATTGTTTATTAGGGTTTGCTCTCTTGATTATATATCTTCATCTAATTAAAGCAGTTTAAGAAAACTTCGAAGGCACTTGCCTGACTTTTAGTGATGATCACAAACCAGGTGGACCCGGCCATGAGTATAATTAGATGTGTGAGTTTTGATTCAAGGAAGAAAATCCCATAAAATGTAGTATATTAAtcctacaaaatatatatacatatattttatgaaataactTACCATAATTTGCAATCAATCAAATCcacttataaataaattagagttTCTAGGAAAATTTATTCTATAC is part of the Populus trichocarpa isolate Nisqually-1 chromosome 2, P.trichocarpa_v4.1, whole genome shotgun sequence genome and encodes:
- the LOC7479682 gene encoding WEB family protein At1g75720, which gives rise to MAAEGVIVLKRAEIDTRAPFRSVKEAVTLFGERVLAGELYANKLKEMHVGGTEYGQGPSRLGTVTAELEETKQRLEKAREQRTLMASCLCSLQEELERTKRELQQLKEREVERHMIESEIEDVKIVEDTTKFEARMQTFHEEAETEFQKKRYVTFANPPSLTRVIIPQVVEALERNPSLRKKKKKPLIPLIGGIFSKKKGKGSASP